The Blattabacterium cuenoti genome includes the window TACTATAAATACAAATGATTTAAATCAAAACCAAATCAATAAATATCAAAAAGTACAAGATAACCTCAATCATTCTGTCAGTCGATTCCTATTAATTGTAGAAAATTATCCTAACCTTAGGTCTACACAAAATTTTTATGAATTACAAAATCAATTAGAAGGAACAGAAAATAGAATCAATGTAGAAAGAAATCGTTTCAATGAGAAAGTAAATAATTTCAATATTTATAGAAATCAATTTCCAAAAATTATAATTGCAAATTTGTTTTCTCAATTTCAAGAAAAAGGATATTTTCAATCTCAAATAGGATCCAAAAAGTCTCCAATTATAGATTTTTCAAAATGAGAATTTCATTCATGTTAGATCA containing:
- a CDS encoding LemA family protein, which encodes MKKSFLIVFSIIFILISVIILWIANTYNHLIKLNENIKTQWGQVENVYQRRVDLIPNLVNIVKGSSNFEKETLNQIMEARAKATSLSTINTNDLNQNQINKYQKVQDNLNHSVSRFLLIVENYPNLRSTQNFYELQNQLEGTENRINVERNRFNEKVNNFNIYRNQFPKIIIANLFSQFQEKGYFQSQIGSKKSPIIDFSK